A stretch of Bacteroidota bacterium DNA encodes these proteins:
- the gyrB gene encoding DNA topoisomerase (ATP-hydrolyzing) subunit B: MSDKDEKNVDTEVTTNGNDYPNDYGADSIKVLEGLEAVRKRPAMYIGDISSRGFHHLVYEVVDNSIDEALAGFCSNIDVIINEDNSVTVIDDGRGIPTGIHEKEQRSALEVVMTVLHAGGKFDKDSYKVSGGLHGVGVSCVNALSSMLKVTVCRDGKRWEQEYSCGAPLYPVREIGDTDDHGTTVRFLPDASIFTVSEYNFEILSSRLRELAFLNKRVKLSLTDRREKTEDGEFVFEKFYSDHGLKDFIEYLDANREKLMPDPICIEGEKNDIPIEIAMQYNSSFAENIHSYVNNINTHEGGTHLAGFRRALTRTLKTYAEKSGMLAKLKFDINGDDFREGLTAIISVKVMEPQFEGQTKTKLGNSDVMGAVDTIVSQLLNYYLDEHPKEARIIVNKVILAATARHAARKARELVQRKNVLSGSNLPGKLADCSEKDPALCEIYLVEGDSAGGTAKQGRDRKFQAILPLRGKILNVEKAMMHKIYENEEIKNMFTALGVSIGTTEDSKELNLDKLRYHKIIIMTDADVDGSHIATLILTFFFRYMKELIERGYIYVATPPLYLIKKGKDEKYCWTEEERLAIVKEYAKDGKETGIHIQRYKGLGEMNSEQLWLTTMNPEFRTLRQVTIDNGTEADRIFSMLMGDEVPPRREFIERNAKYARIDV; the protein is encoded by the coding sequence ATGAGCGATAAAGATGAAAAAAATGTTGATACGGAAGTAACAACGAATGGCAATGACTACCCGAACGACTATGGTGCTGATTCAATTAAGGTACTTGAAGGACTTGAAGCGGTAAGGAAAAGACCGGCCATGTATATTGGCGATATCAGTTCAAGAGGATTTCATCATCTTGTATATGAGGTTGTTGATAACTCTATTGATGAGGCATTGGCAGGATTTTGCAGTAATATCGATGTAATCATCAATGAAGATAATTCGGTAACGGTTATCGACGACGGTCGCGGTATCCCAACGGGAATCCATGAAAAAGAACAGCGTTCGGCTCTGGAAGTAGTAATGACGGTGTTGCACGCAGGCGGCAAATTCGATAAAGATTCCTACAAAGTTTCCGGTGGATTGCACGGCGTGGGTGTTTCCTGCGTAAATGCACTCTCATCCATGCTCAAAGTTACCGTTTGCCGCGATGGCAAAAGATGGGAACAGGAATACTCATGCGGAGCTCCGCTGTATCCGGTTCGCGAAATCGGTGATACCGATGACCATGGAACAACGGTGCGTTTTCTGCCCGACGCTTCAATATTTACCGTGTCGGAATATAATTTCGAAATTCTTTCTTCACGTCTGCGTGAGCTTGCCTTCCTGAATAAAAGAGTGAAGCTGAGCCTTACCGACCGTCGTGAAAAAACCGAAGACGGAGAATTTGTATTTGAGAAATTCTACTCAGACCACGGCCTGAAAGATTTTATCGAGTACCTGGATGCGAACCGTGAAAAACTGATGCCGGATCCTATCTGTATTGAAGGCGAGAAAAATGATATTCCTATCGAAATAGCGATGCAGTATAACTCATCGTTTGCCGAGAACATCCATTCATACGTTAACAACATTAACACCCACGAAGGTGGAACCCACCTTGCCGGCTTCCGTCGCGCGCTCACCCGCACCCTGAAAACCTATGCCGAAAAATCAGGCATGCTGGCAAAGCTGAAGTTCGACATCAACGGTGATGACTTCCGTGAAGGACTTACCGCTATCATTTCCGTGAAGGTGATGGAACCTCAGTTTGAAGGACAGACCAAAACGAAACTGGGCAACTCCGACGTGATGGGCGCTGTTGATACCATCGTGAGCCAGTTGCTGAATTATTATCTTGACGAGCATCCGAAAGAAGCCCGCATCATTGTCAACAAAGTAATACTTGCCGCTACGGCACGGCACGCTGCACGTAAGGCACGCGAACTGGTTCAGAGAAAGAATGTGCTTTCAGGCTCCAATCTGCCCGGTAAACTCGCCGATTGCAGCGAAAAAGACCCGGCACTTTGCGAGATATACCTCGTTGAGGGAGATTCTGCAGGTGGTACGGCAAAACAGGGCCGCGACCGTAAATTCCAGGCAATACTGCCGCTCAGGGGGAAAATCCTGAACGTGGAGAAAGCCATGATGCATAAAATCTACGAGAACGAAGAAATAAAAAATATGTTCACCGCACTGGGCGTGAGCATTGGAACAACCGAAGACAGCAAAGAACTGAACCTTGACAAGCTGCGCTATCACAAAATCATCATCATGACCGATGCTGACGTGGACGGTAGTCATATCGCCACACTGATACTTACATTCTTCTTCCGCTACATGAAAGAGCTGATTGAAAGGGGTTATATTTATGTTGCGACTCCCCCGCTCTATCTCATCAAAAAAGGAAAAGACGAGAAATATTGCTGGACCGAAGAAGAACGCCTCGCAATTGTGAAAGAATATGCCAAAGACGGCAAAGAAACCGGTATTCATATTCAGCGGTACAAAGGTCTTGGTGAAATGAACTCGGAACAGTTATGGCTCACAACCATGAATCCGGAATTCAGAACACTGCGCCAGGTTACCATTGATAACGGTACTGAAGCCGACCGCATCTTCTCTATGCTGATGGGCGATGAAGTTCCGCCGAGAAGAGAATTTATAGAGCGTAATGCCAAATACGCCAGAATAGACGTTTAA